The region TAATGCTCATAGTTAGTTCTGAGGCAGATATAACATCTGAAGATATCCTTGAAAGGTTAAAGAACGTGAAAGAGAGATTCGGACTTTTTACCCTTTGCAAAGAGTTACAAGAAGTCCAGGAGGATGTGCAAAAGGGAGAGGAGATCTACACCATAGTGGTTTTCGGATCCGATAAACCGGGCATAGTTTATACCGTTTCAAGTATTTTGTCGGACATGGGTATAAACATATGCGATCTTAGAACGGAAAAGAGAGGAGAGCTTTACGTTATGTTCATAGAGGCACAAGCCCAAGAGGATGTTTTTGATAAGCTAAAAAACAGGCTTGAACAGGTGAAGGAAACGCTTAAAGTTGATATAAGTATTGAGAGGGAGGAAGGAGAGCTTATATGAGGAAGCTTGAGATCCTAAAATATCCTGACGGACGCCTAAAAATGCCCTCCCGTGAGGTTAACGATTTTGGAAGAACCTTTTTAGAGTTTCTTGATGATCTGGTTTTTACCATGAGAAGTTCACCCGCATGCGTTGGAATAGCTGCGCCCCAAGTTAACGTTCACAAAAGGATTATAGTGGTTGATACCTCCTCATCTAAACATAAAGAAAATAAATTTTCTCATGGACTTTTGATCCTCGTAAATCCGAGAATCGTTCAAAGTGATGGACAGATAGTAGTAAGGGAAGGTTGTCTCAGCGTTCCAGACTACACGGGTAATGTAAAGAGATATTACTGGATAAAGGTGGAAGCTTATGATGCAAAAGGTAATTTTTTGGAGTTTGACACGGAAGGCTTTGAAGCTGTGGTAATTCAGCACGAGATAGATCACCTCGACGGTAAGGTATTCTTAGAGAGACTGGTATCTCCTAAGGAACTATTTAGGAGAAAGGTTCATAAGTGATCATGCAGATGGTAATGAGAGTGTT is a window of Hydrogenobacter sp. DNA encoding:
- a CDS encoding ACT domain-containing protein, coding for MKFFILSIFGKDRPGIVAGISKVLYELGMNIEDSSMTRLNGEFTIMLIVSSEADITSEDILERLKNVKERFGLFTLCKELQEVQEDVQKGEEIYTIVVFGSDKPGIVYTVSSILSDMGINICDLRTEKRGELYVMFIEAQAQEDVFDKLKNRLEQVKETLKVDISIEREEGELI
- the def gene encoding peptide deformylase; translation: MRKLEILKYPDGRLKMPSREVNDFGRTFLEFLDDLVFTMRSSPACVGIAAPQVNVHKRIIVVDTSSSKHKENKFSHGLLILVNPRIVQSDGQIVVREGCLSVPDYTGNVKRYYWIKVEAYDAKGNFLEFDTEGFEAVVIQHEIDHLDGKVFLERLVSPKELFRRKVHK